The nucleotide window AGTTTATCCGATGGGGAAGAGGACCTAAGTCAACATATaaactcatatatatatatagtaaaatacATTTATAAGTTTTAGGGATGAACCCTTACGCCACTGGATCactaaaaacaattttaaatttacttttttaatgTTTCGTAAACAGAAAAATGGCCAAAAACCCATCAAAACAACTTCGAATGGCCGTTTCCAATCAACCAACCAAATTTGAGGCCAATCGGAGTTCGTTAGAATAAAACAGACTTGCCAGGCATGGCATGCTTTTCGTTTTCTGTTGAAGATTTCACAGTACTTTAAATATTCAGAATCCAGACAATATTTAAAAACCTTACTctaaaactattaattcaatGAACATGAAACATGAATTCATTTTACAAGATCTGAATTATGAACAATTATCAACAATACATGAAACATTTTGTTTGCAAACTCGAATTATAAACAGTGATTTATTTCAATCTCATCATTGAACAGAACATCAAATCATGAATCCATAAccaaaaaataacttatttatgATACAACAAATTCAAATATGGAACAGCAACGCATCATGAAATAGACATGCAATTAATCATGAATTATCTTATTACATTATTTAGTATATGTAAGAAGACTCGTGATACCAATTGTTAGAATATGCACAACAGAAGCTATATTTAGGATCACAAATCTTACATGTAGACTAAACAATATAACATGAATGAATTTGGAAGAAGATTAACCTGTTGAAGCTTCTACAAAAGTCATCCAGATGCCAATAATCCAGAGCGACGATCTTCTCCTATTTCCTGATTGACTGTTACTACCAAGTTACTTGTGTGGGCAAGTATTACTTGTTTTAAAGGATAATTTCTTTCATGCCACATCCTGCCTATTTATACTAGTTTTCCAACTCAAGAATGAATAGGAAAAACATCCAAATAAATTTCAGGCTTAATGAGCAATCAAGAGGATCATTCAAAATgagaataaatttatattaatacAAAAAACGTTTTCATCCATTTAAGGCCAAACGTTTTTGTCATTAACTCAATAGTTGACTCTCAAATAATTCATCCTTTAAAGAAgatcaacaataaaattaatttgtccTTCTTTTCAAACTTGGTCAATTAATCAGGCATAGTAGGGACCGTAGATATATTAAATAGAGGCTTCCAATTACGATAATAATTCTTAAATGAACGAATTAACCATATCgcaataaattacaaattattcCACTAAAATTCTTTAATTGCACTCCTCGATTTAATTTCGAAATCTACCACTACATCTTATTTAACCCTCCGTGTTAGAATTACCGACaccaatcaattaaatcaaaattttctgaaaatttaattGATTGACTAAATTAATcctttattatatttacttaacttatttcacgTGATGGATATAAAATCCACCTGCAGGGTTTTCAcgtgaaaacttataagtaacCATAAAGGGGTGTCTTCAACTCGGGTCCGAGACACGGttctatcaactaattattatttcactaatgtaaTTTGTCATTATCTAATCTATTAGGAATTTATTGACTCATCAAAAagtctcaccttttaatagattaaaacaataaaataaattacatagatcataataattatatcaagattaagagtATAAGTACATGTAGTGGACTAgagaatttatttataaatattcagaACATAAACAAATGTCTCTAATTGgtccgttcaatacatacaaaatgtactagcacaagaagttgaatttaaccattctcataattaagatcaaattatatttaatcttgTGCTACGATCATCAAGATGTTGGTCCTACTTCATCTTTGATCGTgaacataaatttataacttatatgcACCGACAATTTTAATCTTTCGTGTATGAGTTAAAATACTCCATACAGAAAATTGTCTACTATATAAGCAATggacacacatatatacataatgatctatttaaacaaaaaaattattatattaaataaataacataaaaaatctttacaagggattaaataaaaaatactataacacaattacatggttaatagtatatcccAACAGCTTGTGGGGAAGAAATGGGTTGTTATGGTTCGAAAATGGTGGTGGAATAGTGGATCTAGCTGGAGAGGAAAGGCTCTAGTACTATTTGGGCGGTGGTGGCCTTTTTGGCTGCTGGAAGCAGTGAACAACCGTGGTTTTGGGTGGTAATGAGTCTTTTTGTGGTGGTAGACTTGCCGAATTCTGGTGGATCTCCGGAGAGTTTATCatcgaaaaaaataatgaacaataaaagaatttttcaaaattaaaaattacacCCCTTAAGGCATCTCCAACCCTACGCTACGTTTTACActtcaaatatagagttctctatgATTTCAGACAATCAATTTCAactaaattctttattttactttctaaAAAGGAATCTTCTTCTCTCTCTCAATATTATAATACTAGGAAAATTACATGTGGTTCGCGCGGGAATTCCATACcacgaaatttataaaataatactaaaaatctatcagtcattaaaactaaaacactatattatcttacatacaagattacgtagtaacaaacattaataatgtaaggGAAAATgaaatggtgtcagtgagccactcaataggagcaaagtacacaaatagttaattgtgaagaagaagaagaagaggaggaggttcggaattttcattgttttaaaatgagaggaaattcctctatttatagatagcaaagggtagtgtgaacaaatgtttattgtgccttatcggaaaggttacGACTATTTCAAAAAGTTGCAGCCATTCGAAAAGAtcacaatctttcataaaagacacaacttttcataaaagttgcaactcttcattaaagtcgcaacttttcataaaagtcacaacttttcacaaaagtcgaaactcttcataaaagttgcaactcttcataaaagtcgcaacttttcataaatgtcacaacttttcttgaaaggggaagctagttttggaaataaataaattaaaagggaattctggtttgtggtggcgccacttAGGCGGGCCTAAGATTctcttttatatgtatatataatatgattatTTCCATTTCATTTTCGTTTCcctatttcataatataaatcaaattactattttttgaaaataatcaccctataatctatataatcttcatataatataaaattttattctttttcaaattcttcatttaataaaaacttattttattctaaattccTAAAAGTAACATAAATGCgacaaatattatatataatacatacGAGCAATTTTTGTACTTGTGtttttatgtgtagctaaaaattatttaaattaatagttttatcTTGTATCCAATTATTTTGTATACTAATTTACTCCCCTGTTCCATTTTAAACTTTGCTACATgtattttcatgctcattaaaAAGTGTAGTTTAATCATTTATCACCATGACATAAAACTGGATTGTTTGAATTATCATGtaattttgtgcattcttcatagtgaaaataattataattttaaattacatatttaaagtgaaaaaatcttttaaaaattaaatcagaaaaattgttaattagGGATGAAAGTGGtatatttatcaataatatgtttttagctattatattacttagaaagtaatttcaaatattagagACTTAATTAATAGtcttgtataatatatataatattaaaaataattttaaattacatatttaaagtgctaatattttttaaaagtaaaatagaaaaattatttttttttatgttatattgcattttaaaacaattacaaataataaaaacttaattaacgatgtcataaaaataatattaaaataatcaaaagtgAAATTGAGAGATGACTAGTAGTTCTCccaatttggagaactactattcatcTCTTTATAAATGGAGTATAGAGAGTAATATGGAGAGGGGTTGGAGAggtcattttctattttactctccatatATAGAGAATGAAGCATAAAATAGAGATGTGTTGGAGATGGTCTTATCGAAAATCTTATCCATCAACACCAACTTAATGACTAAGAAATTGtttaaatagaaaattgaaaaaccgCCTTAGTACAATACCACTTTATTAAAACTGTGGACTAAACCACTTGTTAACAAAACATATGTGTATGCAATCTTAtccatatttaaatatatttctacaCTACGCtaagaacataaaaaatgaatattaataaaactaacGAATAAAACGGATATTAACAAACGTAAGGAATAAAATGAATGGCATGTCAAATAtgcaatttaatataaaataatgatttaatcaAAGAAGCGATATTCACAACATATGCAATTGATTCtgacaaaaaataatgcaattaaaattaactaataaaaatcctgaaatttgagaaataacaataaatatcgataaacttattcaaaattataaaaatgtattttgaactattgaataaataaaactttaaagttatgaattttgaaaatgttaggccaaaattgggtgtcaacacatgATATCCAAAGgtatttctaaattaatttgGATAGTAATTCTAAAAAGTTTCGGATACTTAAGAGATATTTTAGAAggccaaaaaaaaagaaagaaacggTTTCCTTTGAGATAGTCTTTctgaaaaaatatatgtgatcATTCGTAAAACAATTGTTTCCTTAAAAGTTTGTCTTTTACAAACCTTTTTATACCCGATCACTGATTTTGTGATCCATTACAAATTCTTTTACTTTCTGTCTAATCTGCgataatttcattattattattattattatcattattattatctatttatttcttttaatcaatattaatattgttattcttactattattattatcaacaaCATTTTCGTTATGCAAATTTGAAAATCACTTACAACCCTCaacttagttttaaaaaaagggaaaagtctctcaaatttgagaaaatgcttgtatatttgatatattaaaagttGGGATCACCCATGTCACTACCATTAAAAAAAGGGACATTCgtgccattattttttaatactctGATTttatggttttgcaaaaccattttgtACATGTAGCCAACGTTCTCGTTtgacttctttatatttttaatcaatttagTGAAAATTCTTTCCCCCACCTTGATTTTAGGTAGTCATTTTCTGCGGCAAAACAAGTCAGGTCAACCTCAGATGACCTTATAAATTAGAGGCTCGTTCATTCATAGAAAGCAAGAGAAAAAATTGGAGGTCAAACTGTTGAAGCATAGTAACAAGCTAATTAATAACTGCACGATTATTCAATTTTGTCAAAAGCATACTCAAAATTGTTTCTATGTAAGTATATAATGAATAACTTTCTTTTtgtgtcatatttttttttatctctttagTGAGATTACACCaaatatgttgttgtgttgGATTTATTAAACCTTTATGCAGCTAAAAAAGTTCCACAAATAGACGTATAGGTCGGAATTAAtctcaagtttgaaaaaaaaaagtttttgtcCTTCAATACAACTTATTGAATTATCGAGATGCATTGTATTGCCTTTTTGCAAGGTGCTTGAATAATTTATCTTATGATAATTTTCTATTAGTACATTTTGAAATGCAAGTAATTATGGATAGTGCGGCAATTTTCTTTTCTCCTACACCATCTTTAGCTATCCAGGAGCCAacttaaaacccaaaaaaattacTACTAAAATGGAATTCAAGTTTTTGATATTCCTATCACGATTATGGAACTTTGAAAGAATTTACCGCAACTCCTTATAACTATTTAACTTTCGctaaaacataataatataGAGTTTAATATCTAAATAGCCACTCAACTTATGATAATGAATTACTGAAGttacttttctttgttttatagCTTCTAGAAGTGAGTTAACTTTGTTTATATAGTCCATTTAacttgaaataaattttataaattttgaagcCCACAATATATGAGGGCCCACCAAATACATAAGACCAAACCCTAAAAACTAGCACCCTTTTGGTTCAAAGGAAGTGACATCCGTGGATGCCCAAAGCTCTAAGCTTTTCAAGGAAGATTTCGAAGGAAGAAGAATCTCTCCTGTCACCATGATTATGGACCTTCCAACAGTGGTTATGATTGAAATTATTTCACGATTGACAATCAAGTCCATCTTCCGTTGTAAGATGGTTTGTAAACTTTGGTACCTTCTTTTAACTTCCGACCCTTTGTTTACTAACATGTATCACCTCAAAAGATCATCTGATTTTCCCAGCATTTTGCTTTCAATTAATGATTATGTACGGTTACTAGTAGAACTCAAAGCAGATGATTCTCACCCCGTACACAGAGCTATTGTGTTGAGCCCTATGTTTCACCTCCCTTCACCCAAATTTTCTTGGGGTAACATGACATTAATTGGTTCTTGCAATGGATTTCTATGTTTGTTGAATGGTAGGACATATGACATAGACCATAGAATTTACATTAGCAATCCAATTTTAGGTGAGTATTTCAAGGTTAAATTGCCCGAATGGGATAAAAGGATTCGATGTGTTTCTTATGCATTCTGCTTTAGTAAAGCCTCCGGTCAGTTTAAAGTATTGAGATCAGTAGTTAGAAAGTCTGTTGGAATTCCAAAAGTATCTGAATTGGAGGTTTTTACTCTAGGAGCTAATGAGAAATGGAAAAATGTGGGCAAGGCTCCAGAACCTCTATGTGGATTATTTAGTAAGGTTAACATCAATGGTGTTATTCATTGGATGGGTTGCAAAAATAAAGACAACATTTACTCATTTAACAGCTTTACTGAAGAGGTGCAGTCCTTGTCACCTCCGCGTGGTCTGCAAACCCCATTGTTGGGCTTGACGCTAGGGGAGTTGGGGAATTGTTTGTGTTTGTCTGATGATAGTCATAATCAGTATATTGATATATGGTGGATGAAAGAATACGGAATAGCtgaatcttggactaaacaACGCATTTTGAAGGATAGTATTCAAGCAGATATCCGTGGTGATAAATTTATACCAATCTTACTTTGGAAAGATGGAGAAATCTTGATGCAAAGAGATCATGGCACACAACTTGTTTCTTACAacccaaaagaaaataagtttacGAAGGTGAAAGTGTACGGTGGCACTGGAGAAACTAGCTACACTCCAAGTTTTTACTCACTCAAGACTGTAATTGGGGAATGTTTTCAAGTCTCATATGCCTTTCCGAAGATTGAGCTAGTTTAGATGTTCAATTTGTCTTATTTCTTCCTAGATATTATGTTTTGCAGAAAtgttttttgtattatttagcTTAAGACCTGGGAACCTTTATTGTTTTATGGATGCTTTTGAGGTCTGTTAGTAACTTTCCAGTGTTAACTCTCCAAATTTGCattcttttttatcatttcattctACACTTGTCTGAATAGAACAAACTAAGGAACACAACACTGTGCTATCTGTAAAAATAATAGGAACATTCtcaaggtatatatatatattatatagacAATGATGTCTTCCATAAGAATTAATACCAAAAAGTAAACTAGTTACcctctaaaataataaatttcaaaactaacagTAGATACAAGATAAAAGTCTATGTACACGACTATAGATATTTTCTGCAAGCTCTGTTGTTTTAATTTCACTCCAACTATTCTTCagaaaatcacaaaatataatCCAATTTTTTTGTAAGCTATGAAAACAATCTCACCATCAGGTTTACTGCTACCTAAGCTACCCTAGAAATATGTTTTCAATCTAGAACAAAGTTAATTTACTTCGACACTTCACTTTTGGTGTTGCACCTGTGTTAATACGAtgtgggtgtgggtgtgggtgCGAGTGTGGAATTCGTGTTCGATTCAGTCAACTGATTTTGcatattttgaccaaaattgtTGGGAAAACTCTGgacaattttaatgatttttgtaatcaatacaaaagctaAGGTAAAATTGAAGGAAATGGAATATCCTTAAATAGAAATTTCTAGGTTACTCTTTTTCCTTTGATCTCCATCCAAGATTCCCCTCAAGCGCTCTagataatatctcataatttaggtttaATAACTCTAGTTTTAGATATTCTAATTATTTAGGCAAATCCACACACCCTTATTTATTCATGGATCCATATCcccgaatcttaaaaattagatcatgaaCCTGTATCGACACCTTCACCCGAGTCTGAgctgttgggatatatactattaaccacgTGTTTAGgtatagtatttattatagaataattatttatttattttaatagatcatatattcgtttatggtgcttgtttacttatatagtagatgatttagtgtatagagtttaagcttatacacagaggattaaatcatcggttcttataggTATAAAgcttttttgttcacaatctaagatggaaattggacatgtcatcggtacgattgtagcacaagattatatgtagtttattttgattatgggaatggtatagttccaacttcgtgtgctagtgcattttgtatgtattgaacgagaccgagtagagatagttgctttagactgactgacaaaagAAGTtttctaaactattaaatgtacttatattcttaatcctgatataactattatgatctgtatatggTAAtgatcgttttgatttattaaatgGTGAAATTCTAAGATGGGTCAATATTCTTGGTAGATTGaatgatgataatatatattggtgaaataataagttagttgatggaatccatgtctcgatatagagattaatgatatgcctttttgagaagcttaaaagttttcatcgtgtcaaaccttgcaagtggatttaagaatccgacacatgaaataaatTAAGCAATGCTCTAAAAgaaattgatcattgaattaagttcgtcagtaatttaatttattgattagtatctgtcATCTTAACATGGGAAATTACATATGTGTCTAATGAGgaatttcgaaatataaatagaggagtgcaattacgaatttctagtggaatgatttgtaatttattatggtaagaataattcaaattaattatttggaattattttcttaatagaaaGCCTCggtaattaattttgtggtccctACCGTGCCCATATTTATCTAGAACTCAGAATTTAttgtaaagggaaaaaggagaagtatgtgtctttctttattctaaggaaagggagaagtatGTATCTTTCTATGTTCTAAGGCAAGGGAGAAAtatatcactttttctattctaaggaaaggaagaaggacatgactttttcttttcaaaggaaagggagatgtacatgtctttctattctaaggaaagacaTGGCATTCCTTTTCCTTGGACtaagaagaaatctctataaatagggacTCTTCTAACCCTTGAAAATAGataatttttccataaaatacttgtccacccaagtattgagagggTTCGgaagtgaacttgggatcactgtagaagaccgtAGAACTGTGGTCTAGTTTGTGGACtagtttatgaattttcttgaagtttctagCTTGTCGACTAGCTTgtggattcacttgaaggtaTCGGTGAGGTTGAGATCACAATTCTTCCAATAGGATCTGCTTATCATTCCTGTAGGTGGATGTGACCTTGTTTTGGGGAATGACTGGATGAAAAAGTACTATCCAACCaagtttgatatatatatatatatattgtgctCCAAGATTTTGGAAAATTTATTTCAAGATAAAATTATGATATATGCATGAACTCCCAAACATGAATGTTGAATTACCATAATACCctcaattaaaaatactcaatttattttatttaattatattatattaaaagtagataCACTTGTTACAAtaaaagattgtgacttttccaatgaGTTGTTACTTTtctaaaggattgtgactttttcaaagggttgtgactttacAAAAGAGTTGTGCCTTATCCTATGAGTTTTGACTATTTTAAAGGGTTATGAATTTTCTGATGAGAAATGATTTTTtagaagggttgtgacttttctaataaGACACAATAGTACCTATTCATAGTACAATTTGTTAGCTGTAGAGGGGACatttcctctcacttttaaactatGATTTTTAAGGTTTTCTACTCTTGTTCTTCTTATAAACTCCAAGTGTTTTTTGCAACAAttgattaagttcaaaattcaatgaaATTGGGGGTACCataaaagaaagagttggtgaacaaattgtaacaaatcattcatcaattcacaattatattttcttcttacGATTTTCATCACACACATACTTCAATACTTATatcattttagaaaattaatagCCTTTTGTAAAAACCGGATTTTGTCGTTATAGAAAAGAcaacggggaaaaattttgggtcgaaaaattttttcgtagtaacttggaattttccaacctagtccagatttggacgaaattggagtcattAAAGTATATGGAAATATGGTgacaattgggtgatctaattatgaattttatctCATTAGTAGATAgataagacgttaaggaactcgtacgactttacgaaattgaattcgggagaatagaactcccgaaatcaatcttagcgtgaatgagtagtttctgagtgtcgttggtggAAGGTatattgtgaaatgggggtttgaaatTCTTAAAATTGATCATTGTTTTCGTACAAGCCGTTGAGGCGGGATTTCTGCCATCAAGGCAGGGTCGATATAGCAGGGTGAGTGCCGCCATGGCGGGGCAGAAACGActtaaaattggaaaataaaccccaaaatcattttattctacaatttttgaacttgagattTAAGGAACGAACCCATGGTTTTCTTGACAGATGTTCactattcttgaggctaaaggtaagattttaactccccaaatccattttttgatttgtagaacgtaatctaatgggtaattatcgatggagtagggttttgatctagaactTATGGTGAGGaaagccctaatctgggtatggggatcatagatatgatctagggttgatagaattgttagtaattcaggTAATTAGTTATTGCTTATTGATTCCCATGTTATATTGAtcgtttgtagaccaagaacaagcggaataaattcggaaagggaagaatcaagtttcttaagggtttcaagtttgttttgaggtaggtgatggttgtgatttcatgattatGTGATacatgtttgttcttgcttcattataata belongs to Solanum stenotomum isolate F172 chromosome 1, ASM1918654v1, whole genome shotgun sequence and includes:
- the LOC125853889 gene encoding F-box protein At3g07870-like, which codes for MACFSFSVEDFTEVTSVDAQSSKLFKEDFEGRRISPVTMIMDLPTVVMIEIISRLTIKSIFRCKMVCKLWYLLLTSDPLFTNMYHLKRSSDFPSILLSINDYVRLLVELKADDSHPVHRAIVLSPMFHLPSPKFSWGNMTLIGSCNGFLCLLNGRTYDIDHRIYISNPILGEYFKVKLPEWDKRIRCVSYAFCFSKASGQFKVLRSVVRKSVGIPKVSELEVFTLGANEKWKNVGKAPEPLCGLFSKVNINGVIHWMGCKNKDNIYSFNSFTEEVQSLSPPRGLQTPLLGLTLGELGNCLCLSDDSHNQYIDIWWMKEYGIAESWTKQRILKDSIQADIRGDKFIPILLWKDGEILMQRDHGTQLVSYNPKENKFTKVKVYGGTGETSYTPSFYSLKTVIGECFQVSYAFPKIELV